A genome region from Brassica oleracea var. oleracea cultivar TO1000 chromosome C2, BOL, whole genome shotgun sequence includes the following:
- the LOC106323742 gene encoding uncharacterized protein LOC106323742 codes for MFTTNLEALKTYNEGAYHSLQSTVPVTWSSAFFKLGSCCNDNLNNLSESFNRSVRESRRKPLLDMLTDVRRKTMVRNTKRTILTNMWNKRFTPREDKEIELNRQRAKDCIRYMTTGQVHEIEYHNDADTNNMAEKTCSCGNWKLKGLPCMHAMCVITNTRLDLNDYVSDFYLTSKWRQLYAEGMKPVKGMQSWPRLGRLPILPPPSRFNCGRPNDHSRKKAHHESSSNPHKLTRHGRVHTFSNCRKEGYNKTMCPNPAAAPPPKRPRGRPRKEQGWSSNLQPGATQGSSQIPPSQSSQGASQEVFGFST; via the exons ATGTTTACGACCAACTTAGAGGCACTTAAGACCTACAATGAAGGAGCTTATCACTCTCTGCAGTCTACTGTACCGGTGACATGGTCCAGTGCATTCTTCAAGCTTGGATCATGCTGCAATGACAACCTAAACAACCTGTCAGAATCATTCAATAGAAGTGTTAGGGAGTCTAGAAGGAAACCTCTTCTTGATATGCTGACAGATGTTAGGAGAAAGACCATGGTGAGAAACACAAAGAGAACCATTTTGACCAACATGTGGAATAAACGGTTCACGCCAAGAGAAGATAAGGAGATTGAGCTTAACCGGCAAAGAGCTAAGGATTGCATTAGATATATGACCACTGGACAGGTGCATGAGATTGAGTATCACAATGATGCAGACACCAACAACATGGCTGAGAAAACATGCAGTTGTGGCAACTGGAAGTTGAAAGGTTTGCCTTGTATGCATGCTATGTGTGTCATCACAAACACAAGATTAGATCTTAATGATTATGTCTCTGATTTCTACTTGACTTCAAAATGGCGCCAGCTATATGCAGAAGGTATGAAGCCAGTTAAAGGGATGCAATCGTGGCCAAGATTAGGTCGGCTCCCTATTCTTCCACCACCCTCACGCTTCAACTGTGGGAGACCTAACGATCATTCTAGAAAGAAAGCTCATCATGAGTCTTCTTCTAATCCACACAAGCTTACCCGCCATGGTCGAGTTCATACTTTCTCAAACTGTAGGAAGGAAGGCTATAACAAGACTATGTGTCCTAATCCAGCCGCAGCTCCTCCACCAAAACGTCCTAGAGGTCGCCCACGGAAAGAACAG GGATGGTCTTCAAACTTGCAGCCAGGAGCTACTCAAGGATCATCACAAATTCCCCCTTCTCAATCATCACAAGGAGCATCACAAGAAGTGTTTGGGTTCTCTACATAA